Proteins encoded together in one Fibrobacter sp. UWP2 window:
- a CDS encoding FecR domain-containing protein translates to MKFLRKSLLLTATVSAALVIAGCKEEPNPKAMAQNEASAVAPDEDAPVKSKIKAKVRKSVGETELSKNQGETWKRLITGQKVVENNRIRTAVESEAVLAVEDGSSLWITERSDVTLTVEMLDSLNKRISIKIENGQVRFDVQKQVDGNTMEFRTGTAVAAIRGTAGFVGAVNGKMVASLKEGRIDVTDNKSGKVESITANQTVVVDEKQGVVKMDLGASGTGALSKTLDSLLAAAPEADVAKELSAVLKKFDASYKERRAAFEKNLRFQASALPAEVFFPNVTLQARVNPGVIVTVLGEVDTVGANGVYQRTFEWGDDAYGTKRFLASCSDGDVEIPCFMWTTNYVAPTAQGEPAAEQPAAEPAAETAKPAAQSQAAPAAKDVKLSVKFGGARSERVHHTGEYTANMKVNLSGITAGDLGQIKSIVLKRKGAVVETVNANAINSLSYEFSAKIPQNTIANFEVVVTTQNGKTYSAKKTYEVYCNPRNHQGGENLVSLEEEYDMVKQRGMLKEE, encoded by the coding sequence ATGAAGTTCTTACGAAAATCTCTTCTTTTGACGGCTACGGTTTCGGCCGCTCTTGTGATTGCAGGATGCAAAGAGGAACCCAATCCCAAAGCAATGGCGCAAAATGAAGCTTCCGCAGTAGCTCCTGACGAAGATGCTCCTGTAAAGTCCAAAATAAAGGCCAAGGTCCGTAAGTCGGTTGGTGAAACCGAGTTGTCCAAGAATCAGGGCGAAACCTGGAAGCGCTTGATTACGGGGCAAAAGGTCGTTGAAAATAACAGAATTCGTACGGCGGTGGAGTCCGAGGCCGTTTTGGCGGTGGAGGATGGTTCTTCTTTGTGGATTACGGAACGTTCTGACGTCACGCTTACCGTGGAAATGTTGGATTCCTTGAACAAGAGAATCTCGATTAAGATTGAAAACGGTCAAGTGCGATTTGACGTTCAAAAGCAGGTGGACGGCAATACCATGGAATTCAGGACCGGTACGGCCGTGGCTGCCATTCGTGGTACGGCGGGCTTTGTCGGTGCAGTGAACGGCAAGATGGTCGCCTCCTTGAAGGAAGGCCGGATCGATGTTACCGACAATAAGAGTGGCAAAGTGGAATCCATTACCGCGAACCAGACGGTGGTCGTTGACGAAAAGCAGGGTGTTGTGAAGATGGACTTGGGCGCTTCTGGTACGGGAGCCCTTTCCAAGACATTGGACTCTTTGCTGGCGGCGGCTCCCGAAGCCGATGTGGCGAAGGAACTTTCGGCTGTCTTGAAAAAGTTCGATGCTAGCTACAAGGAACGCCGTGCCGCATTCGAAAAGAACTTGCGTTTCCAGGCTTCGGCGCTGCCTGCCGAGGTGTTTTTCCCGAACGTGACGTTGCAGGCCCGTGTGAACCCGGGCGTGATTGTGACGGTGCTTGGCGAAGTAGATACGGTTGGTGCAAACGGCGTTTACCAGCGTACCTTTGAATGGGGTGATGACGCTTATGGAACCAAGCGCTTCCTCGCCAGCTGCAGCGACGGTGACGTGGAAATCCCGTGCTTTATGTGGACCACGAATTACGTGGCTCCGACAGCACAAGGCGAACCTGCCGCCGAACAGCCCGCAGCTGAGCCTGCGGCTGAGACGGCAAAGCCGGCTGCGCAAAGCCAGGCCGCTCCTGCGGCAAAGGATGTGAAGTTGTCTGTCAAGTTTGGCGGTGCGCGTTCCGAACGCGTCCACCACACGGGCGAATATACGGCAAATATGAAGGTCAACCTTTCTGGAATTACGGCGGGCGACCTGGGTCAGATCAAGTCCATTGTGTTAAAGCGCAAGGGCGCTGTTGTCGAAACGGTGAACGCCAATGCCATCAATTCGCTTAGTTACGAGTTCTCGGCGAAGATTCCGCAAAATACGATTGCGAACTTCGAAGTCGTTGTGACAACCCAGAATGGCAAAACATACAGTGCCAAGAAGACGTATGAAGTTTATTGCAACCCGCGTAACCACCAGGGCGGCGAGAATCTCGTGAGCCTGGAAGAGGAATACGACATGGTCAAGCAAAGAGGAATGTTGAAGGAAGAATAA
- a CDS encoding DUF4416 family protein — protein sequence MKATHFSEPAQLIAFVLQKGPEWDPVVVNLLESTWGPLRYKGKLFPFDKTDYYTPEMGDGLFRGVVSFEKCIPPETIAQEKARSNALELTTASSDNSDHRHVNVDIGYMDLDKVVLPSYKRGPFKLYAGGGVWLDMLLTYAKGEFHPTAWAFEDFKRNPYQHDLQLIRERWRKSAK from the coding sequence ATGAAAGCAACTCATTTTTCTGAACCGGCACAACTGATTGCCTTCGTGCTTCAAAAAGGCCCTGAATGGGACCCTGTCGTAGTCAACTTGTTGGAGTCTACCTGGGGGCCTCTCCGTTACAAAGGCAAATTGTTCCCCTTCGATAAAACGGACTACTACACTCCCGAGATGGGGGACGGCCTGTTCCGAGGGGTGGTGAGTTTTGAAAAGTGCATCCCTCCCGAGACCATTGCGCAAGAGAAGGCTCGCAGCAACGCCTTGGAACTCACGACGGCTTCAAGCGACAACTCCGACCATCGCCATGTGAACGTGGATATCGGTTACATGGACTTGGATAAGGTTGTTTTGCCCAGCTACAAGCGGGGGCCGTTCAAGCTCTATGCCGGTGGCGGTGTGTGGCTCGACATGCTCCTCACCTACGCCAAGGGGGAGTTCCACCCGACAGCGTGGGCGTTCGAGGACTTTAAGCGGAACCCGTACCAGCACGACTTGCAGCTTATTCGCGAGCGTTGGCGTAAATCGGCCAAGTAG
- a CDS encoding ComEC/Rec2 family competence protein — MTPLTGKPALTSALVLMATYASFNCPEFAPVLLLPLAMSIRFFPKGVQWSILFSLLVGIASHYAASSSASRDLWQVPRAKGCGIVETVMPRANGTAFIVASSQRVRLTEKRELRALPLPGDSICYEASWYPITPPTVPGGFDTRGWLKSQGLAAYGKFTHWDSWRGHWTPERSFYAFRMWIKSRFEEYLAPAETGLLLGLLAGDKSGIPEALRSDFQRSGLVHVLAISGSAERSIPESWCRFCPVLAQYNPFDLEKFVHLVHDIVQISTTWNQIQ, encoded by the coding sequence TTGACCCCTCTCACAGGGAAACCGGCACTGACCAGCGCCCTGGTACTCATGGCCACCTACGCGAGTTTCAACTGCCCAGAATTCGCTCCGGTTCTGCTTTTGCCGCTCGCCATGTCTATACGTTTTTTTCCAAAGGGCGTCCAGTGGTCCATCTTGTTTTCGCTTTTGGTCGGGATCGCCAGCCATTATGCCGCTTCAAGCTCCGCCAGTCGGGACCTCTGGCAAGTGCCACGCGCCAAAGGGTGCGGCATCGTAGAGACGGTGATGCCGAGGGCAAACGGGACCGCGTTCATTGTGGCAAGCAGCCAACGCGTCCGCCTCACCGAAAAACGCGAATTGCGGGCATTGCCCCTGCCAGGCGATTCTATTTGCTACGAAGCCAGCTGGTACCCCATCACGCCACCAACCGTCCCCGGAGGCTTCGACACCCGTGGCTGGCTCAAAAGCCAAGGGCTCGCCGCCTACGGCAAGTTCACGCATTGGGACTCCTGGCGCGGGCACTGGACTCCCGAACGCAGTTTTTATGCATTTCGCATGTGGATCAAATCGAGGTTCGAGGAGTACCTGGCCCCCGCCGAGACCGGGCTTTTGCTCGGGCTACTGGCGGGCGACAAGAGCGGCATCCCCGAAGCCCTGCGCAGTGACTTCCAGCGTTCCGGACTGGTGCACGTGCTTGCCATTAGTGGTTCCGCCGAACGGTCCATTCCGGAAAGCTGGTGCCGATTTTGCCCAGTTTTAGCCCAATACAACCCCTTCGACCTTGAAAAATTCGTACATTTAGTGCACGATATTGTACAGATTTCAACTACATGGAATCAAATACAATAA
- a CDS encoding site-specific integrase produces the protein MASYCIFIKNKRDRGFWYLRKSDHGKVTDVNLKTHDRKEAEVQLMKVKVAQAELDRQNASGEALNALDVRQKELRSPVDLPGGVLDIWTDRLKVEGYREQSISRYLRAAQWLLRGVNIADLTADKVAEIFATKTVKLKSTTRHGYVNALNNLFDHFGRDDLKKGLPKVKVEPPTKSTWTREQMYDIIMNVRSNTAERTEQYRLYFSVMAIIGSRPGETYDLLWSDLNEDTGIIHFRAEIVKTRRERFCPLPFSLWAQLETIRGEPDQRIFSACSPCQASRFTVLSNAIKRAGVPKGGLKTFRTSVSNILYRKSGDIVKVSQLLGHGPGTAMTWYQSVRAPEELADLVNDEVIP, from the coding sequence ATGGCATCTTACTGCATATTCATCAAGAACAAGCGTGACCGGGGGTTCTGGTACCTCCGGAAATCCGACCACGGCAAGGTCACGGACGTGAATCTCAAAACCCACGACCGGAAAGAGGCCGAGGTCCAGCTCATGAAGGTAAAGGTGGCACAGGCCGAGCTCGACCGGCAGAATGCCTCCGGCGAAGCCCTGAACGCCCTGGACGTGAGACAGAAGGAACTGCGCTCACCGGTGGACCTACCGGGTGGCGTGCTCGATATCTGGACGGATAGGCTCAAGGTGGAAGGTTATCGAGAACAGAGCATCAGCCGGTACCTCAGGGCCGCACAGTGGCTTCTGAGGGGCGTGAACATCGCCGACCTGACCGCGGACAAGGTGGCGGAGATTTTCGCCACCAAGACCGTCAAATTGAAATCCACGACCCGGCACGGCTACGTGAACGCGCTCAACAACCTGTTCGACCACTTCGGGAGGGACGACTTGAAAAAGGGTTTGCCCAAGGTAAAGGTCGAGCCTCCGACAAAATCGACGTGGACTCGCGAACAGATGTACGACATAATTATGAACGTGCGGAGCAACACTGCGGAGCGGACAGAACAATACCGCCTGTACTTCTCAGTAATGGCGATTATCGGCAGTCGCCCCGGCGAAACTTACGACCTTCTATGGTCCGACTTAAACGAGGACACCGGCATAATCCATTTTAGAGCCGAAATCGTAAAGACCCGCCGGGAGCGTTTTTGCCCTCTCCCGTTCTCTCTGTGGGCACAACTCGAAACGATAAGGGGTGAACCCGACCAACGCATTTTCTCGGCCTGTAGCCCATGCCAGGCGAGCCGCTTCACGGTCCTGAGCAACGCCATCAAAAGGGCCGGCGTACCGAAGGGCGGCTTAAAGACGTTCAGGACCTCGGTGAGCAACATATTGTACCGGAAGTCCGGTGATATCGTGAAGGTGTCCCAACTGCTCGGGCATGGCCCCGGTACCGCGATGACCTGGTATCAGTCGGTAAGGGCCCCGGAGGAGCTGGCCGACCTGGTCAACGACGAGGTGATACCATAG